Proteins from one Paenibacillus amylolyticus genomic window:
- a CDS encoding MerR family transcriptional regulator — translation MEHKQNERSHIQTLKQETADSVLFSIGETAQMIDSTVKTVRYYDDIQLVKASFINNRGYRFYTTEAIWRLQLVKTLRELRFGIDDIKKLLSGEISLETSLDWQIETLQTEVQALNGMIAILSNARSVANDYSKDSQTNPSPFLSHIHELVHVQKQNQQNRQQFVLTKIEEIGFMSDIPAEWQEAFFHYFNKYILHPEDLSAKQLMAWKELKELISSPEFIADLQSVEFLFVNIAQHANYETKEWGRLMQRIQKRLSTALKNNYEPHSSYVQAIVEDALQLYSHSNAGSNSQEILQMIEVHIDKLETKNFKRSVMLCSNLSPEFEQLSQRDHLLFRGLRWKLQQINL, via the coding sequence ATGGAGCATAAACAAAATGAGCGATCACATATACAAACATTAAAACAAGAAACAGCAGACTCCGTTTTATTCTCCATTGGAGAGACTGCGCAAATGATAGATTCTACAGTAAAAACGGTTCGTTATTATGATGACATACAATTAGTAAAAGCATCCTTTATTAATAACCGCGGGTACCGCTTTTACACAACAGAGGCCATATGGCGTCTACAGCTTGTTAAAACACTTCGTGAACTAAGATTCGGAATCGATGATATCAAGAAGCTGCTTTCCGGGGAAATATCGTTGGAGACCTCCCTGGATTGGCAAATAGAAACGTTACAAACGGAGGTTCAAGCACTGAATGGCATGATTGCGATATTGAGTAATGCCAGAAGTGTAGCTAATGATTACAGCAAGGATTCCCAGACGAACCCCTCCCCTTTCCTTTCGCACATTCATGAATTAGTTCATGTCCAGAAGCAAAATCAACAAAACAGACAGCAATTTGTATTAACCAAAATAGAAGAAATCGGATTTATGTCAGACATTCCAGCAGAATGGCAAGAGGCTTTTTTCCATTACTTCAACAAGTACATTCTTCATCCGGAAGATTTGTCTGCCAAGCAACTCATGGCATGGAAGGAGTTAAAAGAGCTGATTAGCTCCCCTGAATTTATAGCTGATCTCCAAAGTGTGGAGTTTCTGTTCGTTAACATCGCTCAGCATGCAAATTACGAGACCAAGGAATGGGGCCGGCTTATGCAGCGTATTCAGAAACGATTAAGTACGGCCTTGAAAAACAACTACGAACCTCATAGCAGCTATGTTCAAGCTATTGTTGAGGATGCATTACAGCTATACTCCCATTCTAATGCGGGGTCTAACAGCCAGGAGATTCTTCAAATGATCGAAGTCCATATAGACAAGCTCGAAACCAAAAATTTCAAACGATCTGTTATGCTTTGCTCCAACCTTAGTCCAGAGTTTGAACAATTGTCCCAAAGAGACCACTTATTATTTCGGGGATTACGATGGAAGCTTCAGCAGATTAACCTGTAA
- a CDS encoding helix-turn-helix domain-containing protein produces MAHSAKMKQSDISLSNCGYSKVLDIISDKWTALVIYAMENGKIRYGEILRRVEGISKKMLTQTVRKLERDGLVQRHITPTVPITVEYSLTILGETLLQPMKELRQWGREHYTQVVEARVQYDSAYTIQG; encoded by the coding sequence ATGGCACATTCAGCAAAAATGAAACAATCAGATATTTCGTTATCCAATTGCGGCTATAGCAAAGTTCTTGACATTATCTCTGACAAGTGGACTGCACTTGTTATATATGCTATGGAAAACGGTAAAATCAGATATGGAGAAATACTGCGGAGGGTTGAGGGAATATCTAAAAAAATGCTTACCCAAACGGTACGCAAGCTGGAGCGTGATGGTTTGGTTCAACGACATATTACACCTACAGTACCTATAACTGTCGAGTATTCTCTAACAATATTAGGGGAAACCCTGCTTCAGCCGATGAAAGAGTTAAGGCAGTGGGGAAGAGAACATTACACTCAAGTCGTAGAGGCGCGAGTTCAGTATGATTCTGCTTATACCATTCAAGGATAG
- a CDS encoding glycoside hydrolase family 43 protein, whose protein sequence is MNQQQQLPKPHEPLVTHIFTADPSAHVYEGKIYIYPSHDLDHDEPSNDNGDQYKMEDYHILSMDNFDSPVVDHGEALHLRDIPWASKQLWAPDAAYKNNTYYLFFPARDHDGIFRLGVATSESPAGPFTPQPNYMEGSFSIDPAVLVDDDNQSYIYFGGLWGGQLEKWQTGSFVPDAEGPAPDQPALGPQVALLSDDMLSFQGKPAEISIVDEDGNPILAGDEERRYFEGPWMHKYNGYYYLSYSTGSTHKLVYAIGKNPMGPFTYKGEILSPVIGWTTHHSIVQVEDKWYLFYHDSSLSEGVNHKRCVKYSELKYNEDGTIQKINPYPDAE, encoded by the coding sequence ATGAATCAACAACAACAACTACCTAAGCCCCACGAGCCACTCGTAACCCACATCTTCACTGCGGACCCGTCCGCCCATGTATACGAGGGCAAAATCTATATCTATCCTTCCCATGACCTCGATCATGATGAGCCGAGCAACGATAACGGTGACCAGTATAAAATGGAAGACTATCACATTCTCTCGATGGACAACTTCGATTCCCCGGTGGTCGATCACGGTGAAGCGCTGCATCTAAGAGATATTCCGTGGGCCTCCAAGCAGCTCTGGGCACCTGATGCCGCTTATAAGAACAATACTTATTATCTGTTCTTCCCGGCACGGGACCATGACGGCATCTTCCGTCTGGGTGTGGCAACATCAGAGTCTCCGGCAGGTCCGTTCACACCGCAGCCAAATTATATGGAAGGAAGCTTCAGTATCGATCCGGCTGTACTGGTGGATGACGACAATCAGTCATACATCTATTTCGGCGGACTCTGGGGTGGCCAGCTGGAGAAATGGCAGACCGGCAGCTTCGTGCCAGATGCAGAAGGACCTGCTCCTGACCAGCCGGCGCTTGGACCGCAAGTTGCACTGCTTAGCGACGACATGCTGTCCTTTCAGGGCAAGCCTGCCGAGATATCGATTGTCGATGAAGACGGGAATCCGATTCTGGCGGGGGATGAGGAACGGAGATATTTTGAAGGCCCATGGATGCATAAATATAACGGGTATTACTACCTGTCCTACTCTACGGGCAGCACGCATAAACTCGTATATGCGATCGGCAAGAACCCGATGGGACCATTCACGTACAAGGGCGAGATTCTCTCTCCAGTTATCGGTTGGACAACCCACCACTCCATTGTGCAAGTTGAAGACAAGTGGTATCTGTTCTATCACGACAGCTCCTTGTCGGAAGGCGTCAACCACAAGCGCTGCGTTAAATATTCCGAGCTGAAATACAACGAAGACGGAACAATTCAGAAGATCAATCCTTATCCGGATGCTGAGTAA
- a CDS encoding GntR family transcriptional regulator, with protein MPIPKDFALPARMSAKERALSQIQRWIIDGTLQPGEKLMDAELAESLGVSRTPIREAFQLLEVQGLVSMHPGKETKVTNIEKNDIFKMYSTMAALQALAAEITAQMIVQEQIEKLRSINLEFASSIKNGQVYQAMEVDEQFHNYIVELSDNPYVATFNASLQIHIRRFKYVFLKQPITATLASVEEHDLIIQAFEGKNSDDAHILMKQNFIRPMQELYEIL; from the coding sequence ATGCCAATTCCTAAGGATTTTGCTTTACCCGCCCGTATGTCTGCAAAAGAAAGAGCGTTATCTCAGATTCAGCGATGGATTATTGATGGAACACTGCAACCAGGTGAAAAGCTTATGGATGCGGAATTGGCTGAATCGCTTGGAGTCAGCCGGACACCGATTCGGGAGGCATTTCAGTTACTCGAAGTTCAAGGCCTCGTGTCCATGCATCCAGGCAAAGAAACAAAAGTAACGAATATTGAGAAAAACGATATTTTCAAGATGTATTCCACGATGGCAGCTCTTCAGGCTTTAGCTGCTGAAATCACCGCCCAAATGATTGTTCAAGAACAGATCGAAAAACTAAGATCCATAAATTTGGAATTTGCCAGTTCCATTAAAAATGGACAAGTTTATCAGGCTATGGAGGTGGATGAGCAATTTCATAATTATATTGTGGAGCTCTCAGATAATCCTTATGTGGCCACATTTAATGCCTCTCTCCAGATTCACATTAGGCGATTTAAGTATGTGTTTTTGAAACAACCTATTACGGCTACACTGGCTTCAGTCGAAGAGCATGATTTGATTATTCAAGCTTTTGAAGGCAAAAATAGCGATGATGCTCACATATTAATGAAACAAAATTTTATCCGACCGATGCAGGAACTGTACGAAATACTTTGA
- a CDS encoding MarR family transcriptional regulator has protein sequence MFQGDEQSQIDLRLFRVWVKASKTVFDDVVKDIERYGISNENFMVLELLYNKGPHTVQSISEKFSIPSGSITYVVDKLEKKELVKREPSPTDRRSSIVVITDQGQNVFKEIFPQHVEVISKNLSSITNEEKIQLTDLLKKLGLGASKINE, from the coding sequence ATGTTTCAGGGAGATGAACAAAGTCAGATCGATTTACGGCTTTTCCGTGTGTGGGTAAAGGCTAGTAAAACTGTTTTTGATGACGTTGTAAAAGATATAGAACGATACGGCATTAGTAATGAGAACTTTATGGTTCTGGAACTCCTCTACAATAAAGGACCACATACGGTCCAAAGTATAAGTGAGAAATTTTCGATCCCTAGCGGGAGCATCACATATGTCGTGGATAAGCTTGAAAAGAAAGAATTAGTAAAGCGCGAACCCAGTCCAACAGACCGTCGATCTTCCATTGTCGTCATTACGGATCAAGGCCAAAATGTATTTAAAGAGATCTTTCCTCAACACGTTGAGGTGATATCCAAAAATCTGTCTTCGATTACCAATGAAGAAAAAATACAGTTAACCGATCTACTCAAGAAGCTTGGACTAGGTGCCAGTAAGATCAATGAATGA
- a CDS encoding pirin family protein, with protein sequence MGIQIIKPKDQASGQFDGGNIKEQKPIGFSGEGSIITRLGPLFYWAWAHSQGPAEIGFHPHQGFEIITYVINGKGYHRDTLGTESVVQEGGAQLMQTGSGVQHAEAFMEPAEGFQIWFEPHLSQAVKRAPTYSLFDSNQFALENIDGVQFKTLLGNNSPMQIVTDAQMWDVLIPQGTVYTHRLSLGRTLASLAIRGEGTLLSDTMKATHFSHKDFIIVQSEQEERVAIQAHDQDLRMLLIEVPTEVDYPLYSKPS encoded by the coding sequence GTGGGAATCCAAATTATTAAACCCAAAGATCAAGCGAGTGGGCAGTTTGATGGTGGTAATATCAAAGAACAAAAACCAATTGGTTTTTCTGGAGAAGGCTCCATCATTACTCGACTAGGACCCCTGTTTTACTGGGCTTGGGCTCATTCTCAGGGACCAGCAGAAATCGGGTTCCATCCACATCAAGGCTTCGAAATCATCACTTATGTGATTAATGGTAAGGGATATCATCGGGATACACTGGGGACGGAAAGTGTTGTACAAGAGGGAGGAGCCCAGCTCATGCAAACAGGCTCTGGTGTGCAACATGCTGAGGCGTTTATGGAGCCGGCTGAAGGCTTTCAAATTTGGTTTGAACCACATCTAAGCCAAGCCGTTAAACGTGCACCTACTTATTCGCTATTTGATTCTAATCAGTTTGCGTTAGAGAATATCGATGGCGTCCAATTTAAAACACTCTTAGGAAACAATTCTCCCATGCAAATCGTGACTGATGCTCAGATGTGGGATGTACTTATTCCTCAGGGAACAGTATACACTCATCGCCTTTCCTTGGGTCGTACATTGGCAAGTTTAGCCATTAGAGGAGAGGGTACTCTTTTGTCAGACACCATGAAAGCAACTCATTTCTCACATAAGGATTTTATTATCGTTCAATCAGAGCAAGAGGAGAGAGTAGCCATACAAGCTCATGATCAGGACCTTAGAATGTTGCTTATTGAAGTTCCGACTGAAGTTGATTATCCTTTATACAGTAAACCAAGTTAA
- a CDS encoding DoxX family protein encodes MSVLSIVLQVILGLGFLMFGLMKFGSKQMVEGFKHYGYPGAFRVFTGLVEVITAGLVIAGIWIDGLAAWGSLLIVVTMIGAILTHIKIKDPLKQMFMPIILFILGLVVLLINYGSLFV; translated from the coding sequence ATGAGTGTTCTGTCCATTGTGTTGCAAGTGATTTTAGGGTTGGGTTTTCTTATGTTTGGGTTGATGAAGTTTGGGTCCAAGCAGATGGTGGAAGGATTTAAGCACTATGGGTATCCTGGCGCATTCCGAGTATTTACAGGGTTGGTGGAAGTCATTACAGCAGGTTTGGTTATTGCAGGGATATGGATTGATGGTTTGGCTGCATGGGGTAGTTTACTCATCGTGGTAACGATGATCGGTGCGATCTTGACCCACATTAAAATAAAGGATCCATTGAAACAAATGTTCATGCCGATCATTTTGTTCATTCTGGGATTGGTCGTATTACTAATCAATTACGGATCTTTGTTTGTGTGA
- a CDS encoding NAD(P)/FAD-dependent oxidoreductase: MNEQLELYDVTIIGGGPAGMYTAFYSGMRDLKTKLIEAKDELGGRMLIYPEKMIWDVGGFTPILCEKLIAQLTEQARTFDPTIVFGQHIVGLEKQADSTYILEAATGEKHWTRTVILAIGRGILRMAKLELEGAERYEVSNLHYTVQELEPFRGKRVLISGGGNSAVDWANELVSIAAQVTVVHRRDHFGGHEKNVVRMKESSADVLTPYEVTQLYSGNGKAIERVTIAHIESGETHELEVDEVIVNHGLKSDFTGIKDWELDMDDWNIFVSPKLETNLPGIFGAGDFANYDSKLNLIAGAFTDAALALNSAKRYLDPEAPRMAYVSSHNERFKERNKALGVANE, from the coding sequence TTGAATGAGCAGCTTGAATTATACGATGTGACAATTATCGGCGGTGGCCCTGCGGGAATGTATACTGCTTTTTATAGTGGAATGCGTGATTTGAAGACGAAGTTAATAGAAGCGAAAGACGAGCTGGGAGGACGGATGCTCATTTATCCCGAGAAAATGATCTGGGATGTTGGCGGATTTACCCCAATCCTATGCGAAAAGTTAATCGCCCAATTAACGGAGCAGGCAAGAACGTTCGACCCAACGATTGTATTCGGCCAGCACATTGTCGGATTGGAGAAACAAGCGGATTCGACATACATTCTGGAGGCGGCAACAGGAGAGAAACACTGGACACGCACAGTCATTCTGGCGATTGGTCGCGGCATTCTGCGAATGGCGAAGCTGGAACTGGAAGGGGCTGAGCGGTACGAGGTGTCCAATCTGCATTATACGGTACAGGAACTGGAGCCATTTAGAGGGAAACGAGTGCTTATTTCGGGAGGGGGAAATTCCGCTGTCGATTGGGCGAACGAGCTGGTGTCTATCGCTGCTCAGGTGACGGTTGTACATCGACGGGATCACTTTGGCGGACACGAAAAAAACGTTGTTCGAATGAAGGAGTCCTCCGCCGATGTGCTTACGCCATATGAAGTTACGCAATTATATAGCGGCAATGGAAAGGCAATTGAACGGGTGACGATTGCCCATATCGAATCAGGAGAAACGCACGAGCTAGAAGTTGACGAGGTCATCGTCAACCACGGACTGAAATCCGATTTTACAGGCATCAAGGATTGGGAACTGGATATGGACGATTGGAACATATTCGTCAGCCCAAAACTTGAGACCAACTTGCCGGGCATTTTCGGAGCAGGCGACTTTGCCAATTACGACAGCAAGCTTAACCTGATTGCAGGGGCATTCACGGATGCAGCTCTAGCCCTTAACAGCGCCAAACGATATTTAGATCCCGAAGCGCCGAGAATGGCTTATGTATCATCACATAACGAGAGGTTTAAAGAGCGGAATAAAGCGCTTGGCGTAGCCAATGAATAG
- a CDS encoding AraC family transcriptional regulator, giving the protein MDIEEGKQAWNAPSVQYVLRSIRFFVVGEQVETSDWDGEDGDRNRSDKEGSELFFITNGTGQGKCYLQGAGRAFSIDQQLINCSYYRVCFTTISNDEASSLLPDKQELACTPFAKVMELLNELYELSEVTGELELFQRYVKFQELLLFIFRQNAPATEDKGTDINRHGVERSIRHIHEYYRELLTVEELASIAGIERWKYTRLFKEVTGQVPLQYLNEVRISQAKKWLACADDRLLDIALNAGFNNEYYFSRRFKQTVGISPGQYRRSRKGELRVVAPYLEDFLVALGMQPIVQYRHEKWGKQDYLGLNDIPTFDENSGNFDELTDYKPDLILLVDRYKQQQYSQCRRISNTCILREQTTNWRTLLRTVADYFGRMELADDAIANYALKARNASHTLNQLMKGETVAFLRISADRIIQYTEEGQGFVSTVLYGDVGLRAHSAVGIASKSNRPGMFTLSVEELSALTADHLFITFDKWHSQEEGKERALLEQAEWLDLPAVRNNRVYEVDFLTWMNNGIISNGKKIDDILRSLA; this is encoded by the coding sequence ATGGATATTGAAGAGGGCAAACAAGCGTGGAACGCTCCTTCAGTTCAATATGTGCTACGATCGATCCGCTTCTTTGTAGTGGGCGAACAAGTAGAGACGAGTGACTGGGACGGCGAAGACGGAGATCGAAACCGAAGCGACAAAGAAGGTTCTGAACTCTTTTTTATTACGAATGGAACCGGTCAGGGAAAATGTTATTTACAGGGTGCTGGCAGAGCTTTCTCTATTGATCAACAGCTCATAAACTGCAGCTATTACCGAGTGTGCTTCACAACGATCAGCAATGATGAAGCTTCAAGTTTGCTTCCGGACAAGCAAGAGCTTGCCTGCACACCCTTCGCGAAGGTGATGGAGCTGCTTAATGAATTATATGAACTTAGCGAAGTGACAGGCGAGCTTGAGCTGTTCCAACGATATGTTAAATTCCAAGAGCTGCTGCTCTTTATATTCCGCCAAAATGCACCTGCAACTGAAGATAAAGGCACGGATATCAATCGTCACGGGGTAGAGCGCAGTATACGGCACATCCATGAATATTACCGTGAGCTTCTGACCGTCGAGGAGCTGGCTTCCATTGCAGGCATTGAACGCTGGAAGTATACTCGTCTGTTCAAAGAGGTTACGGGTCAAGTACCGCTTCAGTACTTGAATGAAGTACGGATTAGTCAAGCCAAGAAGTGGCTGGCTTGCGCTGATGACAGGCTGCTCGATATTGCGCTCAATGCAGGATTTAACAATGAATATTATTTCAGTCGTCGTTTCAAGCAGACGGTAGGCATCTCGCCCGGACAATACCGCCGAAGCCGCAAGGGAGAGCTTAGAGTAGTGGCGCCCTATTTGGAGGATTTTCTCGTTGCACTCGGTATGCAGCCGATCGTCCAGTATAGACATGAGAAATGGGGAAAACAAGATTATCTAGGTTTAAACGACATTCCGACGTTCGACGAGAATAGCGGCAACTTTGACGAGCTTACTGACTATAAGCCGGATCTGATCTTGCTTGTGGATCGTTACAAGCAACAACAATATTCTCAATGCCGACGTATATCCAACACGTGCATCCTGCGAGAGCAGACCACGAATTGGCGTACGCTGCTGCGTACCGTCGCCGATTATTTTGGCCGGATGGAGTTGGCCGACGATGCGATTGCAAATTATGCACTCAAAGCACGGAACGCAAGCCACACGCTGAATCAGCTTATGAAAGGTGAAACCGTCGCTTTTTTACGTATCTCGGCGGACCGAATCATCCAATATACGGAAGAAGGACAAGGTTTTGTTTCAACGGTGCTCTACGGTGATGTTGGCTTACGCGCCCATTCCGCAGTAGGTATAGCCTCAAAATCGAATAGGCCGGGTATGTTCACTCTCTCTGTAGAGGAACTGAGTGCGTTAACCGCGGACCATCTGTTCATTACTTTTGATAAGTGGCATAGCCAGGAAGAAGGGAAGGAAAGGGCCCTGCTGGAGCAGGCAGAGTGGCTCGATCTTCCCGCTGTAAGAAACAACCGCGTATATGAGGTGGATTTTCTAACTTGGATGAATAACGGCATTATTTCTAACGGCAAAAAGATAGATGATATCCTGCGATCGTTAGCATAA
- a CDS encoding ABC transporter substrate-binding protein: protein MARSVFMKIRWISLIAAAMITVTGCASASEQGAATVSTDQAGQSTAATSEAPSQTETRVVTDGYGEVEIPTNPKRVSALYREDYLVALGVTPIVQYYNPMWGKQDYLKLDVPLFDVTGNIEALLVAEPDLIIGAGEVYAEQYELYSKVAPTFRLPDDVLSDSRKTLTLIADLLGLSEKAEQVIADYDARIADVKAKLNSAIGDEKIVVLRMNVADKSINIFGIHNTFVGEILYKELGLKAPAFAEAMTEGNIVLSNEVIPELDADHIILLPSNGTWEEESNAKALEEMKSNSLWQTVPAFKNGHVYPVERSYWQTGAITANGLKMDDLLQLLAP, encoded by the coding sequence ATGGCAAGATCAGTATTTATGAAAATCAGGTGGATTTCGCTTATAGCGGCAGCCATGATTACGGTGACAGGTTGCGCATCGGCAAGCGAACAAGGTGCGGCTACGGTGTCTACCGATCAGGCTGGACAGTCAACCGCAGCCACCAGCGAAGCTCCATCTCAGACGGAAACACGCGTTGTAACCGATGGCTACGGAGAGGTAGAGATTCCGACCAATCCGAAGAGAGTCTCGGCTCTTTATCGTGAAGATTATTTGGTTGCGCTTGGGGTAACGCCTATTGTGCAATATTATAACCCGATGTGGGGCAAGCAGGATTATTTGAAGCTGGACGTGCCGTTATTCGACGTGACCGGAAATATCGAGGCTTTGCTTGTGGCCGAGCCAGACTTAATCATCGGCGCCGGAGAGGTCTATGCAGAACAATACGAGCTTTATTCCAAGGTTGCTCCGACGTTTCGCTTGCCGGACGACGTACTTTCGGATTCGCGCAAAACATTGACCTTAATTGCTGATTTGCTTGGTCTCAGCGAGAAGGCAGAGCAGGTTATTGCCGATTATGATGCTCGCATTGCCGATGTAAAAGCAAAGTTGAACTCAGCGATCGGCGATGAGAAGATTGTTGTTCTGCGGATGAACGTCGCGGACAAATCGATTAATATTTTCGGCATCCATAACACGTTTGTCGGAGAAATCTTGTATAAGGAACTTGGACTGAAGGCCCCCGCGTTCGCCGAGGCGATGACGGAGGGCAACATTGTCTTGTCGAATGAGGTTATTCCGGAACTTGACGCGGACCATATTATTTTGCTGCCGTCCAACGGAACATGGGAGGAAGAGAGTAACGCAAAAGCGCTTGAAGAAATGAAGTCTAATTCGTTATGGCAGACGGTTCCTGCATTTAAGAACGGCCATGTATATCCGGTTGAGAGATCGTATTGGCAGACGGGAGCCATTACAGCCAACGGGCTGAAGATGGATGATTTGCTTCAATTGCTTGCCCCATAA
- a CDS encoding DJ-1/PfpI family protein, with protein MKVLLRILMYGFVVILIVGGAGAAGFIHTSNAGMSLYDQSNSPALDQVKIPAYDANKPTVAVLLSNEVTEVFDFLVPYEMFALTGKYNVFSVAPDSEIKSLTGGLDVIPHYSFADMDQLLGKSPDIIVIPFMPILDEQKYAPVREWIRKHSSEQTILLSICNGAENLADTGLLNGKSAATHWGDIQRLIKSYPEIQWVQDQRYVPQGNIVSSAGLTSGMDATLYVISQQFGEAAAKQVADELHYPSYHYVIEPKMEPFTAGLSDITYILNQSYQWNKAKAGVLLYPGADELDLSAAFDTYGASGTTTTLTISREHEPVVTKHGLNLVARYQMNDVPSLSKMIVVGPHAETIAAEDIRQWKELNNDAELLMLHKNMQERFAMDPAFEDLSKQEDVMTAQFAAKRLEYRATDHLKLEGASFSKESFGVPVILVLLSLLAGYFLDRRLFVKK; from the coding sequence GTGAAAGTTTTGCTGCGCATTTTGATGTATGGTTTTGTCGTTATCTTAATAGTGGGAGGAGCAGGTGCGGCCGGGTTCATTCATACAAGCAACGCTGGAATGTCTTTATATGACCAGAGTAATTCTCCTGCACTGGATCAGGTAAAGATACCTGCTTATGATGCCAACAAGCCTACAGTAGCTGTCTTACTGTCTAATGAAGTAACGGAAGTTTTTGATTTTCTGGTTCCGTATGAGATGTTTGCTCTCACAGGAAAGTACAATGTATTCAGTGTTGCTCCGGATTCGGAAATCAAATCGTTAACCGGAGGATTGGATGTCATTCCCCATTATTCGTTTGCGGATATGGACCAACTGCTTGGGAAAAGTCCAGATATTATCGTGATTCCTTTTATGCCGATCCTGGATGAGCAAAAATATGCTCCCGTCCGTGAATGGATTCGCAAGCATTCCAGTGAACAAACGATTCTATTATCCATATGTAATGGTGCAGAGAATCTGGCCGATACGGGACTGTTGAACGGTAAAAGTGCTGCGACACACTGGGGTGACATTCAACGGTTGATCAAAAGTTATCCGGAAATCCAGTGGGTACAAGATCAGCGTTATGTTCCCCAGGGTAACATCGTCTCTTCAGCTGGTCTTACATCCGGAATGGATGCGACTCTGTATGTCATATCTCAGCAGTTCGGCGAGGCAGCTGCGAAACAGGTAGCGGATGAACTCCATTATCCTTCCTACCATTATGTCATTGAGCCGAAAATGGAACCTTTCACGGCAGGATTGAGTGATATTACATACATTTTGAATCAATCCTATCAATGGAATAAGGCTAAGGCAGGCGTACTGTTATATCCAGGTGCAGATGAATTGGATTTGTCCGCTGCCTTTGATACGTATGGAGCATCTGGAACAACGACGACTTTAACGATATCACGTGAACATGAACCGGTTGTAACCAAGCATGGCTTGAATTTGGTTGCGCGTTACCAGATGAACGATGTTCCCTCGCTATCCAAGATGATTGTTGTTGGCCCTCATGCCGAGACTATAGCTGCTGAGGATATCAGACAATGGAAAGAACTGAACAACGATGCGGAATTGCTAATGTTACACAAGAATATGCAGGAAAGATTTGCAATGGACCCAGCGTTTGAAGATTTATCTAAACAAGAAGATGTCATGACTGCCCAATTTGCAGCCAAGCGTCTCGAATATCGTGCAACAGACCATTTAAAACTGGAAGGAGCTTCTTTCTCCAAGGAATCATTTGGAGTACCCGTTATCCTTGTGCTGCTTTCACTGCTGGCAGGTTATTTCCTGGATCGGCGATTATTTGTTAAAAAATAA
- a CDS encoding AAA family ATPase: MTNASGATSKKKARILVTGMSGTGKSTVLRELAHRGHRIIDTDYDGWSSNVDGSGWLWHEDRIDELLTEHSNGTLFVSGCVSNQRKFYPMFDAIVLLSAPLEVILERVATRKTNDYGKTVEEREEITQYVASVEPLLRAGATAEIDTRKPLEEVVTELELIANSTR, encoded by the coding sequence ATGACAAATGCTTCAGGCGCAACATCAAAAAAGAAGGCAAGAATTCTAGTGACAGGGATGTCGGGTACAGGTAAATCAACGGTTTTGAGGGAACTTGCTCATAGGGGGCATAGAATTATCGACACGGATTATGATGGTTGGAGCAGTAATGTGGATGGTTCTGGGTGGTTATGGCACGAGGATCGAATCGATGAGCTGCTCACTGAGCATAGCAATGGTACTTTATTCGTTTCGGGTTGTGTATCCAATCAGAGAAAGTTTTACCCGATGTTTGATGCGATAGTGTTGTTAAGTGCCCCCCTGGAAGTAATCCTTGAACGTGTAGCTACCCGTAAGACCAATGATTATGGAAAGACTGTCGAAGAACGAGAAGAAATTACACAATACGTCGCTAGTGTTGAACCACTCTTACGTGCTGGGGCTACTGCTGAGATCGACACCAGGAAGCCGCTTGAAGAGGTTGTAACCGAGCTTGAGCTCATTGCCAACTCAACTCGCTGA